The following are encoded in a window of Apis mellifera strain DH4 linkage group LG10, Amel_HAv3.1, whole genome shotgun sequence genomic DNA:
- the LOC724119 gene encoding ESF1 homolog isoform X2 gives MSELLNDERFAYIARDPKFKRIPKTERKVKIDKRFQSMFKDNKFKIQYTIDKRGRPINQTSSENLRKYYDLSSSEEESDEKEYEKFKQKEKKFNEYKKKDKKNEMSQLEEKSPRNENEYNDSSDDNFFSSNGELLRIKPQEDIDSEQNNIESDSESDIDDAVNVKNLKADLKESKKQLNIRNKSESKKLTNKIKEKLKDLSINYARGEGILMTDSSSDEESFQTSDEEDIEHNWGELDKEAETTNEITHRLALCNMDWDRIRAVDLMVLFNSFLPLGGFINSIIIYPSEFGIQRMKEEELQGPKELTEMDKEKKNEDENDDEEGSAYHMEKLRQYQLNRLKYYYAVIDFDSAETANKIYTECDGTEYESTATKLDLRFIPNDMEFDQTPKEICDKLPQLTKYQPRQFITTALQQVKVDLTWDETNPERIEIAQKLNSGKLNEINETDLQAYLATDSSDNEAEEEEEQKGLQKNKINSEEETNTDPVEKYKALLKEIEEKEEAKQKRDVELEFTWGLGTKEKAEKLVQERLKKDQNLTPFEQYLEKRKAKRKAKREERKKHRTEDESDSENSEMLNLDNHEKNNRLSHKKKNAIKSDNSFSSDDEDEEKRKAELELLLMDENEDNKQHFNMKKIEENATMTKSKQKRLSKKKNTQDQIIKDNFEVNVQDSRFNALFTSHHFNIDPADPHYRKTKGTEALIKEKLKRRANNDYNEEVPVKESKMQFNTELQTLIKSVKQNTKNISKPIK, from the exons atgagtgaattattaaatgatgaaCGATTTGCTTATATTGCAAGGGATCCTAAATTTAAGAGGATCCCAAAAAcggaaagaaaagtaaaaatagataaaagattTCAGAGTAtgtttaaagataataaatttaagattcaaTATACCATAGATAAACGAGGTAGACCTATAAATCAAACATCATCTGAAAatcttagaaaatattatgatttatccAGCAGTGAAGAAGAAAgtgatgaaaaagaatatgaaaaatttaagcaaaaagaaaaaaaatttaatgaatataaaaaaaaagataaaaagaatgaaatgtctcaattggaagaaaaaagtccaagaaatgaaaatgaatataatgattcatcagatgataattttttttcaagtaatgGAGAATTGCTTAGGATTAAACCACAAGAAGATATAGATTCCGAACAGAATAACATTGAATCTGACTCTGAATCTGACATAGATGATGCAGTAAATGTCAAAAATCTAAAAGcagatttaaaagaaagtaaaaaacaattaaatattagaaacaaaAGTGAATCTAAAAAACTTACTAataagattaaagaaaaattaaaagatttaagtataaattatGCTAGAGGTGAAGGAATTTTAATGACAGACAGTTCTTCTGATGAAGAAAGTTTTCAGACTTCtg atgaAGAAGATATTGAACACAATTGGGGTGAATTAGATAAAGAGGCTGAAAcaacaaatgaaattacacATAGATTAGCACTTTGTAATATGGATTGGGATAGAATACGTGCTGTAGATTTAatggttttatttaattcattcttaCCTCTTGGtggttttattaattcaattatt attTATCCCTCAGAATTTGGTATACAACGAATGAAAGAGGAAGAACTTCAAGGTCCAAAGGAATTAACAGAAATggataaagagaagaaaaatgaagatgAAAATGAT gaTGAGGAAGGATCAGCATATcatatggaaaaattaagacaatatcaattaaatagattaaaatattattatgctgtaattgattttgattctgCTGAAactgcaaataaaatttatacagaaTGTGATGGTACAGAATATGAATCTACAGCAACAAAGTTAGATCTTAGATTTATACCAAATGATATGGAATTTGATCag ACTCCTAAAGAAATATGTGATAAGCTACCACAGCTTACAAAATATCAACCAAGACAATTCATAACTACAGCTTTACAACAAGTTAAAGTGGATTTAACTTGGGATGAAACAAATCCTGAAAGAATAGAGATTgcacaaaaattgaattctggaaaattaaacgaaattaatgAAACTGATTTACAAGCTTATTTAGCAACAGATTCAAGTGATAATGAAGCAG aagaagaagaagaacaaaaaggattacaaaaaaataaaatcaattcagaagaagaaacaaatacTGATCCAGTTGAAAAATACAAAgctttattgaaagaaatagaggaaaaagaagaagcaaaaCAGAAAAGGGATGTTGAATTAGAATTTACTTGGGGCTTAGGCACAAAAGAGAAAGCTGAAAAACTAGTAcaagaaagattaaagaaagatCAAAATCTTACTCCATTTGagcaatatttagaaaaacgaaaagcaaaaagaaaagCTAAACgagaagaacgaaaaaaaCATAGAACTGAAGATGAATCTGATTCTGAAAACTCAGAAATGCTTAATTTGGAcaatcatgaaaaaaataatagattatcccataaaaagaaaaacgctataaaaagtgataattctttttcatcagacgatgaagatgaagaaaagCGTAAAGCTGAATTAGAACTTTTGTTAATGGatgaaaatgaagataataaacaacatttcaatatgaaaaaaatcgaagaaaacgcTACAATGACAAAATCTAAGCAAAAACGattaagtaaaaagaaaaatacacaagatcaaataataaaagataacttTGAAGTAAATGTTCAAGATTCAAGATTTAACGCTTTGTTTACATCgcatcattttaatattgatccAGCAGATCCACATTATAGAAAAACTAAAGGTACTGAAGctctaattaaagaaaaattaaaaagaagagctaataatgattataatgaa GAAGTACCTGTTAAAGAATCAAAAATGCAGTTTAATACAGAACtacaaacattaattaaatcagtAAAGCAAAAtaccaaaaatatttccaaaccaataaaataa
- the LOC724119 gene encoding ESF1 homolog isoform X1, producing MSELLNDERFAYIARDPKFKRIPKTERKVKIDKRFQSMFKDNKFKIQYTIDKRGRPINQTSSENLRKYYDLSSSEEESDEKEYEKFKQKEKKFNEYKKKDKKNEMSQLEEKSPRNENEYNDSSDDNFFSSNGELLRIKPQEDIDSEQNNIESDSESDIDDAVNVKNLKADLKESKKQLNIRNKSESKKLTNKIKEKLKDLSINYARGEGILMTDSSSDEESFQTSDEEDIEHNWGELDKEAETTNEITHRLALCNMDWDRIRAVDLMVLFNSFLPLGGFINSIIIYPSEFGIQRMKEEELQGPKELTEMDKEKKNEDENDDEEGSAYHMEKLRQYQLNRLKYYYAVIDFDSAETANKIYTECDGTEYESTATKLDLRFIPNDMEFDQTPKEICDKLPQLTKYQPRQFITTALQQVKVDLTWDETNPERIEIAQKLNSGKLNEINETDLQAYLATDSSDNEAEEEEEEQKGLQKNKINSEEETNTDPVEKYKALLKEIEEKEEAKQKRDVELEFTWGLGTKEKAEKLVQERLKKDQNLTPFEQYLEKRKAKRKAKREERKKHRTEDESDSENSEMLNLDNHEKNNRLSHKKKNAIKSDNSFSSDDEDEEKRKAELELLLMDENEDNKQHFNMKKIEENATMTKSKQKRLSKKKNTQDQIIKDNFEVNVQDSRFNALFTSHHFNIDPADPHYRKTKGTEALIKEKLKRRANNDYNEEVPVKESKMQFNTELQTLIKSVKQNTKNISKPIK from the exons atgagtgaattattaaatgatgaaCGATTTGCTTATATTGCAAGGGATCCTAAATTTAAGAGGATCCCAAAAAcggaaagaaaagtaaaaatagataaaagattTCAGAGTAtgtttaaagataataaatttaagattcaaTATACCATAGATAAACGAGGTAGACCTATAAATCAAACATCATCTGAAAatcttagaaaatattatgatttatccAGCAGTGAAGAAGAAAgtgatgaaaaagaatatgaaaaatttaagcaaaaagaaaaaaaatttaatgaatataaaaaaaaagataaaaagaatgaaatgtctcaattggaagaaaaaagtccaagaaatgaaaatgaatataatgattcatcagatgataattttttttcaagtaatgGAGAATTGCTTAGGATTAAACCACAAGAAGATATAGATTCCGAACAGAATAACATTGAATCTGACTCTGAATCTGACATAGATGATGCAGTAAATGTCAAAAATCTAAAAGcagatttaaaagaaagtaaaaaacaattaaatattagaaacaaaAGTGAATCTAAAAAACTTACTAataagattaaagaaaaattaaaagatttaagtataaattatGCTAGAGGTGAAGGAATTTTAATGACAGACAGTTCTTCTGATGAAGAAAGTTTTCAGACTTCtg atgaAGAAGATATTGAACACAATTGGGGTGAATTAGATAAAGAGGCTGAAAcaacaaatgaaattacacATAGATTAGCACTTTGTAATATGGATTGGGATAGAATACGTGCTGTAGATTTAatggttttatttaattcattcttaCCTCTTGGtggttttattaattcaattatt attTATCCCTCAGAATTTGGTATACAACGAATGAAAGAGGAAGAACTTCAAGGTCCAAAGGAATTAACAGAAATggataaagagaagaaaaatgaagatgAAAATGAT gaTGAGGAAGGATCAGCATATcatatggaaaaattaagacaatatcaattaaatagattaaaatattattatgctgtaattgattttgattctgCTGAAactgcaaataaaatttatacagaaTGTGATGGTACAGAATATGAATCTACAGCAACAAAGTTAGATCTTAGATTTATACCAAATGATATGGAATTTGATCag ACTCCTAAAGAAATATGTGATAAGCTACCACAGCTTACAAAATATCAACCAAGACAATTCATAACTACAGCTTTACAACAAGTTAAAGTGGATTTAACTTGGGATGAAACAAATCCTGAAAGAATAGAGATTgcacaaaaattgaattctggaaaattaaacgaaattaatgAAACTGATTTACAAGCTTATTTAGCAACAGATTCAAGTGATAATGAAGCAG aagaagaagaagaagaacaaaaaggattacaaaaaaataaaatcaattcagaagaagaaacaaatacTGATCCAGTTGAAAAATACAAAgctttattgaaagaaatagaggaaaaagaagaagcaaaaCAGAAAAGGGATGTTGAATTAGAATTTACTTGGGGCTTAGGCACAAAAGAGAAAGCTGAAAAACTAGTAcaagaaagattaaagaaagatCAAAATCTTACTCCATTTGagcaatatttagaaaaacgaaaagcaaaaagaaaagCTAAACgagaagaacgaaaaaaaCATAGAACTGAAGATGAATCTGATTCTGAAAACTCAGAAATGCTTAATTTGGAcaatcatgaaaaaaataatagattatcccataaaaagaaaaacgctataaaaagtgataattctttttcatcagacgatgaagatgaagaaaagCGTAAAGCTGAATTAGAACTTTTGTTAATGGatgaaaatgaagataataaacaacatttcaatatgaaaaaaatcgaagaaaacgcTACAATGACAAAATCTAAGCAAAAACGattaagtaaaaagaaaaatacacaagatcaaataataaaagataacttTGAAGTAAATGTTCAAGATTCAAGATTTAACGCTTTGTTTACATCgcatcattttaatattgatccAGCAGATCCACATTATAGAAAAACTAAAGGTACTGAAGctctaattaaagaaaaattaaaaagaagagctaataatgattataatgaa GAAGTACCTGTTAAAGAATCAAAAATGCAGTTTAATACAGAACtacaaacattaattaaatcagtAAAGCAAAAtaccaaaaatatttccaaaccaataaaataa
- the LOC724152 gene encoding uncharacterized protein LOC724152, protein MNTPTTRDFLRRPDGTRRRSSRQALAVIPVNNSASPGEAISTEVNAMDNFLNSRHGSESWSPAPSPDELVIQKRGRRRRTIVWSPDLDTCKRNSLFSSSSKDRTPVKSPSKSTMILRSTPRKRLSLADNSESQFTTPDKKKKLQNLLDTNSSQKYFTGNLLNGLRGLSHNQLVHMIMDLVSMQEDGLLHNNDKIRNILLKKMPMADIQSLIDILNNLKQNIQVSIGFSDLNGLSNIHLDAFHKAIIDQGKRLVESQHWISVMHYVYAAWNITKQLNEKEHQSICNLTHKCFKNLTHFCSQALKKGNFTSTVLDMFADRLDAMVEDYEDLKVCLQLINEVKNNET, encoded by the exons ATGAATACTCCAACTACTAGAGATTTCTTGCGAAGGCCTGATGGAACGCGTAGAAGATCTTCTCGTCAAGCTTTAGCAGTAATTCCCGTCAACAATTCTGCTTCACCTG GAGAAGCAATTTCTACTGAAGTTAATGcaatggataattttttaaatagtcgTCATGGTTCTGAATCTTGGAGCCCTGCACCTAGTCCTGATGAACTGGTAATTCAAAAACGAGGACGTCGTCGTAGAACTATAGTTTGGTCTCCTGATCTTGATACTTGTAAAAGGAATAGTCTTTTtag ctCAAGTTCTAAAGATCGTACTCCAGTGAAAAGTCCATCGAAATCAACTATGATATTGAGAAGTACACCTAGAAAGAGGCTTTCTCTTGCTGATAATAGCGAATCTCAATTTACAACACcagacaaaaagaaaaagttacaaAACTTATTAGATACTAATagttcacaaaaatattttaccggcaatttattaaatggttTGAGAGGTCTTAGCCATAATCAATTAGTACACATGATTATGGATTTAGTGTCTATGCAAGAGGATGGTCTTCTACACAATAATGACAAAATacggaatattttattgaaaaaaatgccAATGGCTGATATTCAATCATTgatcgatatattaaataatttaaagcaaAATATACAAGTTAGCATTGGGTTTTCTGATTTGAATGGTTTATCTAATATTCATTTAGATGCCTTTCAT aaagcAATTATAGATCAAGGAAAAAGACTCGTAGAATCACAACATTGGATATCAGTAATGCATTATGTATATGCAGCATGGAATATTACAAAGCaactaaatgaaaaagaacatCAAAGTATATGCAATTTGAcacataaatgttttaaaaatttgacgcATTTTTGTTCCCAAGctttgaaaaaaggaaattttacaAGTACTGTATTGGATATGTTTGCTGACag GCTTGATGCAATGGTTGAAGATTATGAGGATTTAAAAGTTTGTTTACAGTTGATAAACGAAGTAAAAAACAAcgaaacttaa